Part of the Streptomyces sp. f51 genome is shown below.
GCTGAGCCGGGACGCTCCTGGCGCCCGCGCACCCGCCGTCGGTTTCCGGCCGGGCGGCGGCGCAGGTTGTCGTGTTGTGGCCTTGCGGTGACGGACGGGGCTTGATCGCACACATGTGCGACGAACGGATCTTCGTGCGGGCCGCGCTCGTCACAGCTCGGATGCAGTCGGGCCCCCGAATCGCCCGAACGGGGCGCCGTGACAGTGGCGGCTCGTAGACTCACCTGCGTGGATACGACCCTTCAGGACCCGCTTGTCGGACACGTGCTCGACGGCCGGTATCGCGTCGAGGCACGGATCGCGGTGGGCGGCATGGCCACGGTCTACAGGGCCTTGGACACCCGCCTCGACCGTGTGCTCGCACTCAAGGTGATGCACCCGACGCTCGCCGCCGACGCCACGTTCGTCGAGCGGTTCATCCGCGAGGCCAAGTCGGTGGCACGGCTGGCGCACCCGAACGTGGTGCAGGTCTTCGACCAGGGGGCGGACGGGTCGTACGTCTACCTGGCCATGGAGTACATCGCCGGGTGCACCCTGCGCGACGTGCTGCGCGAGCGCGGCGCCCTCCAGCCGCGGGCCGCGCTCGACATCCTGGAGCCGGTGCTCGCGGCGCTCGGCGCGGCCCACCGCGCCGGGTTCGTGCACCGTGACATGAAGCCGGAGAACGTCCTCATAGGGGACGACGGCCGGGTCAAGGTCGCGGACTTCGGCCTGGTGCGCGCCGTGGACACGGTGACCAGCACGACAGGCACCGTCCTCGGCACCGTGTCGTACCTCGCCCCCGAGCAGATCGAGCACGGCACCGCCGACACCCGCGTCGACGTCTACGCCTGCGGAGTCGTCCTCTACGAGATGCTCACCGGCGCCAAGCCGCACACCGCGGACTCCGCCGCGCAGGTTCTCTACCAGCACCTCCACGAGGACGTACCGCCGCCTTCGGCCATCGTGCCCGGTCTGGCGTACGCGCTGGACGAGCTGGTCACCGCGGCCACGGCCCGCAACCCCGAGCTCCGCCCCACCGACGCGGTGGCGCTGCTCGGCCAGGTCCTCGAAGCACGGGCGGGTCTCACCGCCGAGCAGCTCGACGCGGTTCCGCCGGGCGCCCTGTCCGTGGGCCACGACAACGCCGACGACCGTACGAGCGTGATCCCGCGCTCGCTGTCCGTCCCCCGGCTGCTGCCGGTGAACGAGGACGACGGCTCCGTCGACCGGACCAGCCGGTTCGAGCAGAGCAGCCCGTTCACCACCGCGCCGGTCATGCCCACGCGGCCTCCGGGCGCCCGGCCGCGGCGCGGGATGCTGCTGGTCGTCGCCGCGATCGTGCTGGTCCTCGGCCTCGGCGCCGGTGTCTGGTACATCAACTCGGGCCAGTTCACGAAGGTCCCGCCCGTCCTGGCCAAGACGGAGCAGCAGGCAAGGAAGCAGCTCCAGGGCGCCGGGCTCGACGTCAAGCGGGTCAAGCACGCCTACAGCGACACCGTGAAGCGGGGCACGGTCATCAGCACCGACCCCGGTGTCGGCCAGCGGATCCGCGACAACGACTCCGTGACGCTGACCGTCTCCGACGGCCCCCGGACGGTGAAGGTGCCGGATCTGAAGGGCTTCGCGCTGTTCAAGGCGAAGGACGTGCTCAAGGGCGACGGGCTCGCCCCGGGCATGGTCACGCGCGACTTCAGCCAGGACGTGCCGAGGGGTTTCGTGATCGGTACGGATCCGGCCGCGGGCACCGAGCGGCACTCGGGATCGGCGATCGCGATCGTGGTGAGCAAGGGCGCCCCCGTGGAGCTGCCCGACGTGACCGGCACCTCGGTCGAGGACGCCACCACGCAGCTGGAGAGCGCGGGCCTGAAGGTGAAGATCGCCACGGAGCGCGTCAACTCGGAGTTCGACAAGGGCCAGGTCGCCCGGCAGACGCCGGACGCCGGAGCCCGTGCCGCCACGGGCGACACGGTGACGCTGACGCTCTCCAAGGGCCCCGAGATGGTCGAGGTCCCGGACGTCGTGGGCGACAGCGTGGACGACGCCAAGAAGGCGCTGACGGACGCCGGGTTCCAGGTCGAGGAGGACCGCGGGCTGCTCGGCCTCTTCGGCGACACGGTCAAGAAGCAGTCCGTGCACGCCGGCGACACGGCGCCCAAGGGCTCGACGATCACGATCCAGATCCGCTGAGCGCGGCCTCCGGGCCGCGGGGGCGGACGGCCTCCGGGCCGCGGGGGCGGACGGCCTCCGGCCGGGCGGCCGCCCGGTGGCCGCTGCCCCGCGAGTCCGGCGGACCGGTCCGCCCGCGGGGTGCCCGGCGGCGCGTGACACCCTGGCGGGTGTGACCAGCAAGCAGCTCCGCAACCCCGTCGGCGGCCATGTCCCCGTGGCCGGCGGCCTCAGCTCCGTGGGCCTGGCCTACGCCCGCGACCTCGCGGCCGAGACCGTGCAGGTCTTCGTCGCCAACCCGCGCGGCTGGGCGACCCCCGCCGGGAACCCCGAGCAGGACGAGGACTTCCGCACCGCGTGCGCCGCCGGGTCGATCCCCGCGTACGTCCACGCCCCGTATCTGATCAACTTCGGCTCGCACACCGAGGCGACGGCCGAGAAGTCGGTGGAGTCGCTGCGGCACTCGCTGCGGCGCGGGCGGGAGATCGGCGCCCTCGGGGTGGTCGTGCACACCGGGAGCGCGACCGGCGGCCGGGAGCGCTCCGTCGCCCTGAAGCAGGTGCGCGACCGGCTGCTGCCGCTGCTGGAGGAACTGACCCACGACGACGACCCGTTCCTCCTGCTGGAGTCGACGGCCGGCCAGGGCGCCTCCCTGTGCTCGCGCACCTGGGACTTCGGGCCCTACTTCGAGGCCCTGGACTCCCATCCCAAGCTGGGCGTCTGTCTCGACACCTGTCACATCTTCGCGGCGGGCCACGACCTGACAGGACCGAGCGGCATGCACCAGACCCTCGATCTGCTGGTCGACACCGTCGGCGAGGGACGGCTGAAGCTGATCCACGCCAACGACTCCAAGGATGTGGTCGGCGCGCACAAGGACCGCCACGAGAACATCGGCTCGGGCCACATAGGCGAGGACCCGTTCCGCGCCCTGATGACGCATCCCGCGACGGCGGGTGTCCCGCTGATCATCGAGACGCCCGGCGGGAAAGAGGGCCACGCGGCCGACGTGGAGCGGCTGAAGAAGCTGCGCGACGGCTGAGCCCGGGGCGGAAGCCGCGCGACGGCGGAGCCGGGGGCCGCGGGCGGGCTCAGAGTTCGGGGCCGTCCCCGGGTTCCTCCTGGTAGGAGTAGCGCTGCTCGCGCCAGGGGTCACCCACGTTGTGGTAGCCGCGCTCCTCCCAGAAGCCGCGGCGGTCGGCGGTCATGTACTCGACGCCGCGCACCCACTTGGGGCCCTTCCACGCGTACAGATGCGGGACGACCAGGCGCAGCGGGAACCCGTGCTCCGCCGTCAGCAGCTCGCCGTCCTTGTGGGTGGCGAAGATGGTGCGCTCGGAGGCGAAGTCCGCGAGGCGCAGGTTGGAGCTGAACCCGTACTCGGCCCAGACCATCACATGGGTGACGGCCGGCGAGGGCGGTGCTGTCTCCAGGATCGCCCGGGCGGGCACGCCACCCCATTCGGCCCCGAGCATGCTGAACTTCGTGACGCAGTGCAGATCGGCCACGACGGAGGCGTACGGGAGGGCGGTGAACTCCTCGTGGGTCCAGCACTGCTTCCCGCCGTCCGCCGTGGCGCCGAAGACCCGGAACTCCCAGCGTTCGGGGCGGAACTTGGGGACGGGCCCGTAGTGCGTGACCGGCCAGCCGCGCTGGAGCCGCTGTCCCGGCGGAAGCTCCGACTGTGCCGTTCCTCCTGATTCGCGCTCCACCGGCTGACCCATGACTCCATCCTGACAGACCCGGAACAGTGCCCGTGACCAGCACAGGTCGGATCGGTGCAACTCGTAGTAAGCATGCACTTACTGGACGCTCCAGGACACCGGTGCAAAGATGCGGCGCAATCGGCCCAGTACCCCACTTGGAAGGAGCCTCTGCGATGCAGGGCGACCCCGAGGTCATCGAATTCCTCAACGAGCAGCTGACCGGTGAGCTGACCGCGATCAACCAGTACTTCCTGCACGCGAAGATGCAGGAGAACTTCGGCTGGACGAAGCTCGCGAAGTACACCCGGCACGAGTCGTTCGACGAGATGAAGCACGCGGAGGTGCTCACCGACCGCATCCTCTTCCTGGACGGGCTGCCGAACTACCAGCGGCTCTTCCACGTCCGGGTCGGCCAGACCGTCACCGAGATGTTCCAGGCCGACCGTCAGGTGGAGGTCGAGGCGATCGACCGCCTCAAGCGCGGGATCGAGGTGATGCGCGCGAAGGGCGACATCACGTCGGCCAACATCTTCGAGTCGATCCTCGAGGACGAGGAACACCACATCGACTATCTGGACACCCAGCTGGAACTGGTCGAGAAGCTCGGCGAGGCGCTCTACATCGCGCAGCTCGTCGAGCAGCCGGAGAGCTAGGCGGCCTCGCGGCGGTCCGCCTCGGGCTGCCCGAGGACCTGGGAGAGCACCGGCATGCCCTGGTCGGCCAGATCGCGGCGCGGGCACGAGCCCCTGCCCAGCAGTGCCTGGATCCGGCGCACGCACGAACCGCAGTCCGTGCCCGCCTTGGAGGCCGAGGCTATCTGCCGAGGAGTACAGGCGCCGTCGGCCGCGTGCTTCTTCACCTGCTGTTCGGTGATCCCGAAGCAGCTGCATACGTACACGCGGTTCACCTCCCGCCGGAATCGCTGGGTCGTGCCGTCCCGATGATCGGTGAGGCTAACCTAACCTTACCCGTCGCACAGGAACCGCAAAAGTGGCGTGGGGCGCAGATCGTATGTGATCCGCGCCCCACTTCAGGTGCCGGTAACAGGCCGGACGCCTGTTGATCTGCTACTGGTCGCGGTACATCTCGGCGACGAGGAAGGCCAGGTCAAGGGACTGGCTGCGGTTCAGACGCGGGTCGCAGGCCGTCTCGTAGCGCTGGTGCAGATCGTCGACGAAGATCTCGTCGCCGCCGCCCACGCACTCGGTGACGTCGTCACCGGTGAGCTCGACGTGGATGCCGCCCGGGTGCGTGCCCAGACCCTTGTGGACCTCGAAGAAGCCCTTGACCTCGTCGAGCACGTCGTCGAAGCGGCGGGTCTTGTGACCCGAGGCGGCCTCGAAGGTGTTGCCGTGCATCGGGTCGGTCACCCAGGCCACGGTCGCGCCGGAGGCGGTGACCTTCTCGACCAGCTCGGGCAGCTTGTCGCGGACCTTGTCCGCGCCCATGCGCACGATGAAGGTGAGGCGGCCCGGCTCGCGGTCCGGGTCGAGGCGCTCGATGTACTGGAGCGCCTCCTCGGCCGTCGTCGTCGGGCCGAGCTTGATCCCGACGGGGTTGCGGATCTTCGACGCGAACTCGATGTGCGCCCCGTCCAGCTGGCGGGTGCGCTCACCGATCCACACCATGTGGCCCGAGACGTCGTACAGGTCGCCGGTGCGCGAGTCGACGCGGGTCAGCGCCGACTCGTAGTCGAGGAGCAGCGCCTCGTGCGAGGCGTAGAACTCGACGGTCTTGAACTCCTCCGGGTCGGTGCCGCAGGCCCGCATGAAGTTCATCGCGTTGTCGATCTCACGCGCGAGCTGCTCGTAGCGCTGGCCGGACGGGGACGACTTCACGAAGTCCTGGTTCCAGGCGTGCACCTGGCGCAGGTCGGCGTAACCGCCGGTGGTGAAGGCGCGCACCAGGTTGAGCGTGGAGGCGGACGCGTTGTACATCCGCTTCAGGCGCTCGGGGTCCGGGATGCGGGACTTCTCGTCGAAGTCGAAGCCGTTGACCGAGTCACCCCGGTAGGTCGGCAGGGTCACGCCGTCGCGGGTCTCGGTGCCCTTGGAGCGGGGCTTGGAGTACTGGCCGGCGATACGGCCGACCTTCACCACCGGTACCGAGGCGGCGTACGTGAGGACGGCGCCCATCTGGAGCAGCGTCTTGAGCTTGTTGCGGATGTGGTCCGCCGACACGGCGTCGAAGGCCTCGGCGCAGTCGCCGCCCTGGAGAAGGAACGCCTCTCCCTTGGCGACGGACGCCATCCGGGCGCGCAGCTGGTCGCACTCGCCCGCGAAGACGAGCGGCGGATACGACTCGAGGTCCGCGATCACATCGCGCAGAGCCTCGGCATCGGGGTACTCGGGCTGCTGCGCCGCGGGCAGGTTTCGCCAGGTGTTGCCAGCGCTCGCGCTGGACTTAGCGTTCACGGTCACCCGGACAACACTACGGGGTCGTGTCGGGCGTCTTGTCCACATGCTCATCAAGTGAGACGAACCGCGCTCGATCGGTGACTCCCCGGGCGGCCGCGCGAACGGCCGCGGCGCCCGCCCGGGGAGGTGAGCCGCCGGGGTCTAGTTCACGTCGAGGCGGTCGCGGTCGATGGAGATGCGCACGCCGCCGTGGGTCTCGGTCGTGTCGCCCACGTACTGGTGGACGCGCTGGTGCTTGGACCACAGGGCCGAGGGGATCGAGGAGTCGGACGTGCTCGACACCCCGTTCCAGCGGGCGAAGTGGATCACGTCGGGCAGGGTGACGGAGCTCTTGTTGGCGATCAGGTCGGACACCAGGGACGAGGTGTTGCCGTAGGCGCCCGAGCGGTAGCCGAGCGCGTGCAGGCGCACGGTGTAGGCCTGGAGGTAGGAGAGCACCTGGTCGGTGACCTTGCCGCCGGGCTCGTAGTGCTCCAGGTCGAGGTAGAGCACCGAGCTCTTGCCGAAGCCCAGCGCCGCCGCCTGCTTGACGGCGTCGTCCGCGGCCGCGGTGCCCTGCGACACCGGGCTGGTGATCGCCGCGCAGCCGCCGCCGCAGCTGCCGCCGTCCGACGAGGGCTGCCGGCCGACGTACAGCGGGAAGAACCGCCAGCCGCGCGTGTACTGCGCGCGCACCCAGCCGGCGGTCAGGTGCTGCTGGGCACAGGCCCGGTTGAGACCGCCGATGTAGACACCGAGGGCGCCGTACGGGGAGTTGTCGCGCCAGGCGTCCATCGCCGACTGGCTCGGGGCGGTGCAGGCGTCGAAGCCCTCGCCGCGGAAGGAGGTCGCGTCGGTGGGCAGCGGGTCCACCGCGGCCTGGTCACCGGCGCCCTCGCGCCGCGCGGAGGCGACGGGCAGTCCGGCGCTGCGCAGGACGTCCTGCATACGGGTGCGGTCGTAGCCGTAGGCGGCGGTGACGGCGATGCGGTCGGCGGTGGCCCGGTAGGTGCGGGCCACCGGGTTCTCGGTGACGGCCCTGGCGGCCACCGGGGCGGGCTGGACGAGGAGCGCCTCGGTGCGTCCCGTGGCCCTGGCGGGGCAGTTCTGGTCGCCGCCCGGGGTGCCGAGGTAGACGGCGTGCCGGTCGAAGCGGACACAGGTGTCCGGATGTTTCTTCAGGTCCACGATCCGCCAGGAGTCGGGGACGGTGAAGATGTAGCCGCGGTAGGCGATCTGGGTGAGGTCCTCGGAGTCGCCCGGGCGCGGGGCTGAGCTCGCGGGGACGAGCGGTCCTGCGGCGAGGGCGGCCGCCGCGAGGAGCACGGTCAGGGCTCGGGCTCCGGTCCGGCGGGGCTGGGACGAACGGGCTGCGCGCATGGTTCTCGTTTCTCTGTGCGATCGGGCTGTCTGGCCATCCATGGCCGGTGACCGGACGGTAGGAACGCCCCGCGGGACCGTTTCACGCTGTTGCCCGCCCCTCACCGTCGGGTAAGGTGCGGCGCATGTTCGCGCATTCGAACCAGAACTGGTGGTGGACCGCTCATCCGGCGGCCCACTGACTGCGCGTACACGAAACGTCGCGAAGGCCGCCCGAGGGCGGCCTTCGGTGTTTGCGGACCCGGGCCGTTCCTCTCCGAGATGCACGATCCGAGAGAAGGACCGCACCGATGACCCTGCTCGACCTGCTGGACGATCCCCGTCCGTTCGCCCTGCTGCGCCGCCGCACCCCGGGCCGTGACCACGACGTCGTCGAACTGCTCCGGGGGCCGGTGCGCGATGTGGAGCGCCTCGCCGACATCCCCGACGAGGCCCTGGCGCTGATCCCGTTCCGGCAGATCAGCGAGCGCGGCTTCGACGTCCGCGACGACGGCACCCCGCTCACGGTGCTCGTCCCCGAGGAACGCCGTGAACTGCCGCTCGCGCAGGTGCTGGCGGAGCTCCCGGACCACGACGTACGGGTCGAGGGCGGCGGCTTCGACGTGGACGACGAGGAGTACTCCGGGATCGTCGAGCGGGTGCTGCGCGAGGAGATCGGGCGCGGCGAGGGCGCCAACTTCGTGATCCGGCGGACGTACGAGGGCCGGATCCCCGGGTTCGGACGGGCCGACGCGCTGGCGCTGTTCCGCCGGCTGCTGGTCGGCGAGCGGGGCGCGTACTGGACGTTCGTCGTGCACACCGGAAAGGAGCGAGGGCCCGAAGGGCCTTCCTCGGAAGGGCGGGGGCGGGAGACGGGTGGGCGGACGCTGGTCGGGGCGAGCCCCGAGGTGCATGTGCGGATGTCCGCCGGGACGGTCGTGATGAACCCGATCAGCGGGACCTACCGCTATCCGGCCGGCGGACCGACGCCGGAGGACCTGCTCGCGTTCCTCGCGGACGGCAAGGAGATCGAGGAGCTCTCGATGGTCGTCGACGAGGAGCTCAAGATGATGTGCACGGTCGGGGACATGGGCGGGGTGGTCGTCGGGCCCCGGCTCAAGGAGATGGCGCATCTCGCGCACACCGAGTACGAGTTGCGGGGCCGTTCCTCGCTCGACGTGCGCGACGTACTGCGCGAGACCATGTTCGCGGCGACCGTCACCGGTTCGCCGGTGCAGAACGCCTGCCGGGTCATCGAGCGGCACGAGGTGGGCGGGCGCGGCTACTACGCGGGCGCGCTGGCGCTGGTCGGGCGTCAGGAGGACGGCCCGGACGGCGCGCCCGGGGCGCAGACGCTCGACTCCCCCATCCTCATCCGGACCGCCGACATCGACGCGGACGGCGGGCTGCGGGTGCCCGTCGGCGCCACCCTCGTCCGGGGCTCGGACCCGGCGGGCGAGGTCGCCGAGACGCACGCCAAGGCGGCCGGGGTGCTGGCGGCGCTCGGGGTGCGGCCCGGCCGTCCGGCCCCGGACGGCGCCCGCCCCGGGCTGGGCGACGATCCGCGCGTGCGGGCCTCGCTGGACGGGCGGCGGGCCTCGCTCGCGCCGTTCTGGCTGCGGATGCAGGAGCGGTCCCGTGACCTGAGCGGGCACGCGCTGGTCGTGGACGCCGAGGACACCTTCACCGCGATGCTCGCGCATGTGCTGCGTTCGTCCGGCCTTGAGGTGACGGTGCGTCGCTACGACGAGCCGGGGCTGCGCGAGACGGTCCTCGCCCACGAGGGTCCGGTCGTCCTCGGCCCGGGTCCCGGCGATCCCTCCGACGCGGCGGACCCCAAGATGCGTTTCCTGCGCGGGCTGACGGCCCAGGTGCTCAGGGAACACCGGCACGGCGTCCTCGGCGTGTGCCTCGGGCACGAGCTGATCGCGGCCGAGCTGGGTCTTGAGATCGTCCGCAAGGACGTGCCGTACCAGGGCGCGCAGACCCGGATCGACCTGTTCGGGCGGCCCGAGACCGTCGGGTTCTACAACAGCTTCGTGGCGCGCTGCGACGACGAGGCGCTGGCGGAGCTGGCCGCGCACGGAGTCGAGGTCAGCCGGGCCGCGAACGGGGAGGTGCACGCGCTGCGCGGGCCGGGGTTCGCGGGGGTGCAGTTCCACCCGGAGTCGGTGCTGACGCTGAACGGCGCGGCCGTGGTGCGGGAGCTGACGGGTCAGCTGCGGGGCACGAGCACGTTCTGCGAGCGGCGGCCCTCGGCGTAGTCGAACACGTTCGCGGCGGTGGCGTCGACGATCTGGCCGACGGCGTCACGGGTGTAGTACGCCTGGTGCGAGGTGACCAGGACGTTCGGGAAGGTGACGAGGCGGGCCAGGGTGTCGTCCTCGACGGTCTCCAGGGACTTGTCGAGGAAGAACAGCCCGGCCTCCGCCTCGTACACGTCGAGGCCGACGCCGGTGAAGCGGCCCTCGCGCAACTCGGCGACGAGGGCCCGGCTGTCGATGAGGCCGCCGCGGCTGGAGTTCACCAGGATCGCGTCGTCCTTCATCAGACGCAGGGCCTCGGCGTCGATGAGGTGCTTGGTCTCCGGCATCAGCGGGACGTGCAGGGTGATGAGGTCGGACTCGGCGAGCAGCCGCTCCTTGGAGACGTACTCCATGCCGAGGGCGGCGCACGCCGGGTTCTCGGCGACGTCCCAGCCGAGCAGACGCATGCCGAAGCCGTGGGCGATCCGGGTGAAGGCCTCGCCGATCTTGCCGGTGCCGACGACTCCCGCGGTGCGGCCGTGCAGGTCACGGCCCATCAGTCCTTCGAGGCGGAAGTCGAAGTCGCGGGTGCGGTTGGCGGCGCGCACGATACGGCGGTTGACGGCCATGCCGAGGGTCCAGGCGAACTCGGCGACCGAGTAGGGCGAGTAGGAGGAGACCCGGGCGACCGTCATGCCGAGGCGCTCGGCGACGTCGAGGTCGATGTTGTTGAACCCGGTGGAGCGCTGGGCGACCAGCTGGGTGCCGCCTGCCGCGAGCGTCTGGAGGACGCGGTTGCCCAGGGCGCAGTTGACGCTGGTGGACACGATCTCGTGGCCGGTGGCGATGGGCGCGGTGTCCTCGGTCAGGAAGACGTCGAGGCAGCGGACCTCGTGGTGTCCCGCGAAGGCCTTCTCGATCAGGGGCTTCTCGTCGGCCTGGACGCCGAACGCCAGAATCTCCACCGGTCTCTCCCGTGCTGGGGTACGGGCCGAATATACGGTCCGTACCCCAGGGGCCGCTCGGGCAGCGCCGGGAGGCGGCCGTCGGACGGTCAGCCGAAGAACACCCCGACCTCCTGGTACAGGGCGGGGTCGACCGTCTTCAGCTTGGCGGTCGCCTCCGCGATCGGAACACGGACGATGTCGGTGCCGCGCAGGGCGACCATCTTGCCGAAGTCGCCGTCGCGGACGGCCTCGATGGCGTGCAGCCCGAAGCGGGTGGCGAGCCAGCGGTCGAAGGCGCTGGGCGTCCCGCCGCGCTGGACGTGCCCGAGGACCGTGGTGCGGGCCTCCTTGCCGGTGCGCCGCTCGACCTCCTTGGCCAGCCACTCGCCGACGCCGGAGAGCCGGACGTGTCCGAAGGAGTCCAGGGTGCCGTCCTTGAGGACCATGTCGCCGTCCTTGGGCATGGCGCCCTCGGCGACGACGACGATCGGCGCGTACGAGGCCTTGAAGCGGGAGGTCACCCAGGCGCAGACCTGATCCACGTCGAAGCGCTGCTCGGGGATGAGGATGACGTTGGCGCCGCCGGCCAGGCCCGAGTGAAGGGCGATCCAGCCCGCGTGGCGGCCCATCACCTCGCAGACGAGGACCCGCATGTGCGATTCGGCGGTCGTGTGGAGGCGGTCGATGGCCTCGGTCGCGATGTTGACCGCCGTGTCGAAGCCGAAGGTGTAGTCGGTGGCGGAGAGGTCGTTGTCGATGGTCTTCGGTACGCCGACGACGTTGATGCCGTACTCGTCGCCGAGCCGCGCGGCGACGCCGAGGGTGTCCTCGCCGCCGATCGCGACGAGCGCCTCGACCTCCTGCTTGGCGAGGTTCTCCTTGATGCGGCGGATGCCGTTCTCGTGCTTGAGGGGGTTGGTGCGCGAGGATCCGAGGATGGTGCCGCCGCGCGGCAGGATCCCGCGCACGGCGGGGATGTCGAGCCGCACGGTGTCGCCTTCGAGCGGCCCACGCCAGCCGTCCCGGTAGCCGACGAAGTCATAGCCGTACTCCTGCACGCCCTTGCGGACGATGCCCCGGATGACGGCGTTGAGCCCGGGGCAGTCGCCGCCTCCGGTCAGTACTCCGACCCGCATGGAAAGTCCCTTCGCCACGGTTGGCTGTCGGACTCACGCTAATAGTGATCCAGGTCACTTCGACATGACGCGGAAGGCCTGTTCGGTGAATTGCGGGCAGTTGATACGTACATACCACCCAAAAGGTCGCATCGGCCGGGGCCGGGTCACGCCTCGTCGAGTCCCCGCTCTATGGCGTAGCGGACCAGCTCGACCCGGTTGTGCAGCTGGAGCTTGCCCAGGGTGTTCTGCACGTGGTTCTGGACCGTGCGGTGGGAGATGACCAGGCGCTCGGCGATCTGCTTGTAGCTCAGGCCCTTGGCGACCAGGCGCAGGACCTCGGTCTCACGGTCGGTCAGCTGCGGGGCCCTCGGCTGGTCGGCGCCGGTGGCGGGGACGGGTTCCGAGGCCAGCCGGCGGTACTCGCCGAGGACCAGTCCCGCGAGGCCCGGGGTGAACACCGGGTCGCCCGCGGCCGTCCGGCGCACCGCGTCGGTCAGCTCGTCGGCCGACGCCGACTTCAGGAGGTAGCCGGTCGCGCCGGACTTCACCGCCTCCAGGACGTCGGCGTGCTCGCCGCTGGCCGACAGGACCAGGACACGCAGCGACGGGTCGGCGCCGACCAGTTCCTTGCAGACCTGGACCCCGGGCTTGGCGGGCAGGTTCAGATCGAGGACCAGGACGTCGGGGGCCACGGCCAGCGCGCGGCGCACGGCCTGTTCGCCGTCACCGGCGGTCGCGACCACGTCGAACCCGGCGGCCGCCAGGTCACGGGCCACGGCGTCACGCCACATGGGGTGGTCGTCCACCACCATGACCTTGACGGGGTCCTCCCCCGCTCGCGGCTCCGCCGCCCCGACCGTCATCGCCCTGCCGCCGCCTTCGTCATCGCGTCCTCGACTTCGTGTCCTTCGGTACCTTCAGCTCGACCTCGGTGCCCTGTCCCGGGACGGAGACCAGCTCCGCCGTGCCGCCCAGGTCGCGCAGCCTGCCGCGGATCGAGAGCGCCACGCCGAGCCGCCCCTCGCCCTCGGCCTGGGCGAGCCGCCCCTCCGGGATGCCCGGGCCGTCGTCGCGCACCGTCACGATCACGGCGTCCGGTTCGTCCTCGACCAGGATCCAGGCCCGGGCGTCCGCGCCCACGTGCCTGCGGACATTGTCCAGGGCGGCGCCGACGGCGGCGGCCACTTCCCGTGCGGCGGGCGGGTCGAGCGGCACCGGCGCGCCGGGCTCGGAGAGGGTCACGCGCGCGGTGGCGTACGGGACGAGCAGTCCGCGCAGGTCGAGGGGGCCCGCGGTGTCCTCGTCGTCGGGTTCGTCCACG
Proteins encoded:
- a CDS encoding anthranilate synthase family protein, giving the protein MTLLDLLDDPRPFALLRRRTPGRDHDVVELLRGPVRDVERLADIPDEALALIPFRQISERGFDVRDDGTPLTVLVPEERRELPLAQVLAELPDHDVRVEGGGFDVDDEEYSGIVERVLREEIGRGEGANFVIRRTYEGRIPGFGRADALALFRRLLVGERGAYWTFVVHTGKERGPEGPSSEGRGRETGGRTLVGASPEVHVRMSAGTVVMNPISGTYRYPAGGPTPEDLLAFLADGKEIEELSMVVDEELKMMCTVGDMGGVVVGPRLKEMAHLAHTEYELRGRSSLDVRDVLRETMFAATVTGSPVQNACRVIERHEVGGRGYYAGALALVGRQEDGPDGAPGAQTLDSPILIRTADIDADGGLRVPVGATLVRGSDPAGEVAETHAKAAGVLAALGVRPGRPAPDGARPGLGDDPRVRASLDGRRASLAPFWLRMQERSRDLSGHALVVDAEDTFTAMLAHVLRSSGLEVTVRRYDEPGLRETVLAHEGPVVLGPGPGDPSDAADPKMRFLRGLTAQVLREHRHGVLGVCLGHELIAAELGLEIVRKDVPYQGAQTRIDLFGRPETVGFYNSFVARCDDEALAELAAHGVEVSRAANGEVHALRGPGFAGVQFHPESVLTLNGAAVVRELTGQLRGTSTFCERRPSA
- a CDS encoding 2-hydroxyacid dehydrogenase; translation: MEILAFGVQADEKPLIEKAFAGHHEVRCLDVFLTEDTAPIATGHEIVSTSVNCALGNRVLQTLAAGGTQLVAQRSTGFNNIDLDVAERLGMTVARVSSYSPYSVAEFAWTLGMAVNRRIVRAANRTRDFDFRLEGLMGRDLHGRTAGVVGTGKIGEAFTRIAHGFGMRLLGWDVAENPACAALGMEYVSKERLLAESDLITLHVPLMPETKHLIDAEALRLMKDDAILVNSSRGGLIDSRALVAELREGRFTGVGLDVYEAEAGLFFLDKSLETVEDDTLARLVTFPNVLVTSHQAYYTRDAVGQIVDATAANVFDYAEGRRSQNVLVPRS
- a CDS encoding 6-phosphofructokinase; the encoded protein is MRVGVLTGGGDCPGLNAVIRGIVRKGVQEYGYDFVGYRDGWRGPLEGDTVRLDIPAVRGILPRGGTILGSSRTNPLKHENGIRRIKENLAKQEVEALVAIGGEDTLGVAARLGDEYGINVVGVPKTIDNDLSATDYTFGFDTAVNIATEAIDRLHTTAESHMRVLVCEVMGRHAGWIALHSGLAGGANVILIPEQRFDVDQVCAWVTSRFKASYAPIVVVAEGAMPKDGDMVLKDGTLDSFGHVRLSGVGEWLAKEVERRTGKEARTTVLGHVQRGGTPSAFDRWLATRFGLHAIEAVRDGDFGKMVALRGTDIVRVPIAEATAKLKTVDPALYQEVGVFFG
- a CDS encoding response regulator transcription factor, translated to MTVGAAEPRAGEDPVKVMVVDDHPMWRDAVARDLAAAGFDVVATAGDGEQAVRRALAVAPDVLVLDLNLPAKPGVQVCKELVGADPSLRVLVLSASGEHADVLEAVKSGATGYLLKSASADELTDAVRRTAAGDPVFTPGLAGLVLGEYRRLASEPVPATGADQPRAPQLTDRETEVLRLVAKGLSYKQIAERLVISHRTVQNHVQNTLGKLQLHNRVELVRYAIERGLDEA